From the genome of Geothrix sp. 21YS21S-4, one region includes:
- a CDS encoding VWA domain-containing protein, translating into MSLPFTHPWALAPFGAAALLALGLALRAHLRPGLGVQVVGQRPLWQGLGMALVLAGLGLGLAEPRWGLPDAPRLTIHVVLDASRSMGATDAEGGATRWDAAVAALERLWSKPQPGQRWSLDLLTGDAIPVLPPGEDRTLLRESLRAVAPGEVGSPGTSLGRGLLQVAKEADREGPAVILLLSDGEETWEAAEDALQRAAAGLRKARLPLYALAFGDGQPHPVPSRNDAAPPSREPAISTARPDLLVRLAEASGGRVFPSAEAAEAGLQALAAGQAPLPARRSLQPAHPEAGAWLALAGLALWLAFAGKPMARWRPILLLILAFGPAARAQGPPTWAPPTVKAWLAQRALEDGDLPRARRWRPSDGRPTHLLLAAQIDLQAGLPDEALRTLSPLLGQGVPRPLPDWRAPALLLAARAHLGASRPEEARALLERLLLEQPGQREAVHDLQTLVKDAVPPPPDPKKPPPPPPPRPSQGAQEDELEGLKQRLPRPNKAPGGVKDI; encoded by the coding sequence GTGAGCCTTCCGTTCACCCACCCGTGGGCGCTGGCGCCCTTCGGAGCCGCGGCGCTCCTCGCGCTGGGACTCGCCCTCCGCGCCCATCTGCGCCCGGGCCTCGGCGTCCAGGTGGTGGGACAGCGTCCCCTGTGGCAGGGCCTGGGGATGGCGCTGGTCCTCGCGGGACTGGGCCTCGGACTGGCGGAACCCCGATGGGGCCTGCCGGACGCGCCGCGCTTGACGATCCACGTCGTGCTCGACGCCAGCCGGTCCATGGGCGCGACGGACGCGGAGGGGGGCGCCACTCGGTGGGACGCGGCCGTGGCCGCCCTCGAGCGACTGTGGTCGAAGCCCCAACCCGGCCAGCGCTGGAGCCTGGACCTGCTGACGGGCGATGCCATCCCCGTCCTGCCGCCGGGGGAGGACCGGACCCTGCTGCGGGAAAGCCTCCGTGCCGTCGCGCCCGGCGAAGTCGGGTCGCCGGGGACGAGCCTGGGCCGGGGCCTGCTCCAAGTGGCCAAGGAGGCGGATCGGGAAGGCCCGGCGGTGATCCTCCTCCTGAGCGACGGCGAAGAGACCTGGGAGGCCGCCGAGGACGCCCTCCAACGGGCCGCCGCCGGTCTCCGGAAAGCGCGCCTCCCCCTCTACGCCCTGGCCTTCGGCGACGGCCAGCCCCATCCCGTCCCTTCCCGGAACGACGCGGCCCCCCCCTCGCGGGAGCCCGCCATCAGCACCGCGCGACCCGACCTTCTCGTCCGCCTGGCGGAGGCTTCGGGCGGGCGCGTCTTCCCCAGCGCGGAGGCTGCCGAAGCGGGTCTGCAAGCCCTGGCCGCGGGGCAGGCGCCCCTTCCCGCGCGGCGGTCCCTCCAGCCCGCCCATCCCGAGGCCGGCGCCTGGCTCGCCCTGGCCGGCCTCGCCCTGTGGCTGGCCTTCGCGGGAAAGCCCATGGCCCGGTGGCGGCCCATCCTGCTGCTGATCCTCGCCTTCGGACCCGCGGCCCGCGCCCAGGGCCCGCCCACGTGGGCTCCTCCCACCGTCAAGGCCTGGCTGGCCCAGCGCGCCCTGGAGGACGGCGATCTGCCCCGGGCGCGGCGCTGGCGCCCCTCCGACGGGCGGCCCACCCACCTCCTGCTCGCGGCCCAGATCGATCTCCAGGCCGGCCTTCCTGACGAGGCCCTTCGCACCCTGTCCCCCCTCCTTGGTCAGGGCGTGCCGCGGCCCCTGCCCGACTGGCGGGCCCCGGCGCTTCTCCTGGCGGCCCGCGCCCACCTCGGCGCCAGCCGGCCGGAGGAGGCCCGCGCCCTCCTGGAGCGCCTGCTTCTGGAGCAGCCGGGCCAACGGGAGGCCGTCCACGACCTCCAGACCCTGGTGAAGGACGCCGTCCCCCCGCCCCCGGATCCCAAGAAACCTCCCCCGCCGCCTCCGCCCCGCCCCAGCCAGGGGGCCCAGGAGGACGAGCTGGAAGGCCTCAAGCAACGCCTCCCGAGGCCCAACAAGGCGCCGGGAGGCGTGAAGGACATCTAA
- a CDS encoding thioredoxin family protein, which produces MKALAALLLIVAPLAAQGPVKWEHDYQAALKRAKAEKKVIFMDLWAEWCGPCQYLQKSVFPSAEGQAALAKVVPFSSLVQKRDGTPLPEGTKLADTFKLSAYPTLVILDENGKEIRRQVGAFRTGTEFAAWLGSK; this is translated from the coding sequence ATGAAAGCCCTCGCCGCCCTTCTGCTCATCGTCGCGCCCCTGGCGGCCCAGGGCCCCGTGAAGTGGGAGCACGACTACCAGGCCGCCCTCAAGCGCGCCAAGGCCGAGAAGAAGGTGATCTTCATGGACCTGTGGGCCGAGTGGTGCGGCCCCTGCCAGTACCTGCAGAAGAGCGTCTTCCCCAGCGCCGAAGGCCAGGCCGCCCTCGCCAAGGTGGTGCCCTTCTCCTCCCTGGTGCAGAAGCGGGACGGCACCCCCCTGCCCGAAGGCACCAAGCTGGCCGACACCTTCAAGCTGAGCGCCTATCCCACCCTGGTGATCCTGGACGAGAACGGCAAGGAGATCCGCCGGCAGGTGGGCGCGTTCCGGACCGGAACCGAGTTCGCGGCGTGGCTGGGCTCCAAGTAG
- a CDS encoding VWA domain-containing protein, whose translation MIGLRYPLLLLLAVPLVGWAWRAAYRWGIPASRPSGALARLTAHWLPPLAALILGLAAAGPEWRRPIRGAAPVVDFAVVLDGSSSMRILDRPEENRWTAARRLLAQFVRRRPDDRFALVLFSAHPVTLSPLTADHARLLGTLAHLDLESRDDGTAIGSALMTAVRRLEDSPARSRVILLITDGVQNRGRVTPGEAAEEARRSGIRIHTVAIGSTGESLVPLEGGGFARLRVEVDHAALAEVARATGGESFSAEDPGGLARSLAAVDRLERTLLPVDPPTEGRPLARWCLGLAALLIAPLAGDLAFKRGRPRPAWMEAP comes from the coding sequence ATGATCGGCCTCCGGTATCCCCTCCTCCTGCTGCTGGCAGTTCCCCTGGTGGGATGGGCCTGGCGCGCCGCCTACCGCTGGGGGATCCCCGCGTCGCGGCCCTCGGGCGCCTTGGCCCGACTCACCGCCCACTGGCTCCCGCCGCTGGCGGCGCTGATTCTCGGGTTGGCCGCCGCGGGACCCGAATGGCGCCGCCCCATCCGGGGCGCGGCGCCCGTAGTGGATTTCGCCGTGGTCCTCGACGGCAGCAGCAGCATGCGGATCCTGGACCGACCCGAGGAGAATCGCTGGACCGCGGCCCGGCGCCTGCTCGCGCAATTCGTCCGCCGCCGGCCCGACGACCGCTTCGCCCTCGTCCTGTTCAGCGCCCATCCGGTGACCCTGAGCCCCCTGACCGCGGACCACGCGCGCCTGCTCGGAACCCTCGCCCATTTGGACCTGGAGAGCCGGGACGACGGCACCGCCATCGGATCGGCCCTGATGACCGCCGTCCGCCGCCTGGAGGACAGCCCCGCCCGCAGCCGAGTGATCCTGCTGATCACCGACGGGGTGCAGAACCGCGGGCGGGTCACGCCGGGAGAGGCCGCGGAGGAGGCCCGCCGCAGCGGCATCCGCATCCACACCGTCGCCATCGGATCCACGGGCGAGAGCCTGGTTCCCCTGGAGGGCGGCGGTTTCGCCCGCCTGCGCGTGGAAGTGGACCACGCGGCCCTGGCTGAGGTCGCCCGCGCCACAGGCGGAGAATCCTTCAGCGCGGAGGACCCGGGCGGGCTGGCTCGCAGCCTGGCGGCGGTGGACCGCCTGGAGCGGACCCTCCTGCCCGTGGATCCGCCCACCGAGGGTCGCCCCCTGGCCCGCTGGTGCCTGGGGCTCGCCGCGCTCTTGATCGCGCCTCTGGCCGGCGACCTCGCCTTCAAGCGGGGCCGGCCGCGGCCCGCCTGGATGGAGGCGCCGTGA
- a CDS encoding PstS family phosphate ABC transporter substrate-binding protein encodes MNRLLPGLILAAGASCSGLLQAQTAQVRAKVPASVPRYQAAAAVKGPFELLGTDELGDLGEEWVSAFRKIHPDAKLVYRSKPMDSLVKAFTEGSALLVLADRELTADEAKAFQGKFGYLPMRIPVCLDANIVFVHKTNPLTSITMEQLDAIYSKGRLGGAKTPAAVWGDLGLKGEWAKLPINAYARGEGNATRASFAEKALLKGEYRPGILVRDDPSSLAEAVMTDRAGIAFGTMASWYFANKVIPVVPHHGEDARFPSQEAVTTSKYPMPRLFYAYLNRTPGEPLPPAVNEVAHFLLTQEGQNAVADAGLLPGPPEFLAIALKRLSR; translated from the coding sequence ATGAACCGACTGCTCCCCGGACTGATCCTGGCGGCGGGTGCGTCCTGCTCCGGCCTGCTGCAGGCGCAGACGGCACAGGTGCGGGCCAAGGTCCCCGCTTCCGTGCCCCGCTACCAGGCCGCCGCGGCGGTGAAGGGGCCCTTCGAGCTGCTGGGGACGGACGAGCTGGGCGACCTCGGCGAGGAATGGGTGTCCGCGTTCCGGAAGATCCACCCCGACGCCAAGCTGGTGTACCGATCGAAGCCGATGGACAGCCTGGTGAAGGCGTTCACGGAGGGCTCGGCCCTGCTGGTCCTGGCGGACCGGGAGCTGACCGCCGACGAAGCGAAGGCCTTCCAGGGCAAGTTCGGCTACCTGCCCATGCGCATCCCCGTGTGCCTGGACGCGAACATCGTCTTCGTCCACAAGACCAATCCCCTCACCTCCATCACCATGGAACAGCTGGACGCCATCTATTCGAAGGGCCGGCTCGGCGGAGCCAAGACCCCCGCCGCGGTGTGGGGCGACCTGGGGCTGAAGGGCGAGTGGGCCAAGCTGCCCATCAACGCCTACGCCCGGGGCGAGGGGAACGCAACCCGCGCTTCCTTCGCGGAGAAGGCCCTACTCAAGGGCGAGTACCGGCCCGGCATTCTCGTGCGGGACGATCCCTCGTCCCTGGCCGAAGCGGTGATGACCGACCGGGCGGGCATCGCCTTCGGGACCATGGCGTCCTGGTACTTCGCCAACAAGGTGATTCCGGTGGTTCCCCACCACGGCGAGGACGCGCGCTTTCCCAGCCAGGAGGCCGTGACCACCAGCAAGTACCCCATGCCGCGGCTGTTCTACGCCTACCTGAACCGGACGCCGGGCGAGCCGCTTCCCCCGGCCGTCAACGAGGTGGCCCACTTCCTTCTGACGCAGGAAGGCCAGAACGCCGTCGCGGACGCGGGCCTCCTCCCCGGGCCTCCCGAGTTCCTCGCCATCGCCCTGAAGCGGCTCAGCCGCTAG
- a CDS encoding DUF58 domain-containing protein, whose translation MPLPARFLARLRRLPLRLRGRLGGGTEGTHPSTFKGAGLTFVENRPYVPGDDPRFINWPLTARTGEPILKRFESSRDLVLWLVVDPSPSMFLGDPVSPLRWALELCAAACATLQATGDRIGLVVPGDGRTPALRLVPRRGRIHGLRILETLAERGPFVPTEAAWREALGHWGEHGKGHRLWLFSNGAGLRGLAPLLKPLAARHRLVWFEPRDPESRKAGTWPDPEFPPTIERQRWDLREDPVVKLNAWLRAGGA comes from the coding sequence ATGCCTCTGCCCGCCCGTTTCCTCGCCCGCCTCCGGCGGCTGCCGCTGCGGTTGAGGGGAAGGCTGGGCGGCGGAACGGAAGGGACGCATCCTTCCACGTTCAAGGGCGCGGGGCTCACCTTCGTGGAGAACCGCCCTTACGTGCCGGGGGACGACCCCCGCTTCATCAATTGGCCGCTGACGGCGCGGACGGGCGAACCCATCCTCAAGCGCTTCGAGAGCAGCCGGGATCTGGTGCTGTGGCTGGTGGTGGATCCGTCCCCCTCCATGTTCCTGGGCGATCCGGTATCGCCTCTGCGGTGGGCCCTGGAGCTGTGCGCCGCGGCCTGCGCCACCCTCCAGGCCACCGGGGATCGCATCGGGCTCGTAGTGCCCGGCGACGGCCGGACGCCCGCCCTCCGCCTCGTCCCCCGGCGAGGGCGGATCCACGGGCTCCGCATCCTGGAGACCCTCGCCGAGCGGGGGCCCTTCGTCCCCACGGAGGCCGCCTGGCGGGAGGCTCTGGGCCACTGGGGCGAGCACGGCAAGGGGCACCGCCTCTGGTTGTTCAGCAACGGCGCGGGGCTCCGCGGCCTGGCGCCGCTCCTCAAGCCCCTGGCCGCCCGGCATCGGCTGGTGTGGTTCGAACCCCGGGACCCCGAAAGCCGGAAAGCCGGGACTTGGCCGGATCCGGAATTCCCCCCCACCATCGAGCGGCAGCGATGGGACCTGCGGGAGGATCCCGTCGTGAAGCTGAACGCGTGGCTCCGGGCGGGAGGCGCATGA
- the cysS gene encoding cysteine--tRNA ligase, giving the protein MRPISLFNTLTRKVEPVVPVAPGSVSLYTCGPTVYNYAHIGNLRTFLFQDLLKRTFRGAGYEVRHCMNITDVEDKIIRDSQGDLPADAPNEARHAAMGALTDRFTTIFIEDLETLRIQRADFLPRATAYIPQMIRLVQDLEARGLAYAREGSVYYRIAGLPQYGCLAHLDREGMQAGASVDADEYERDSVTDFVLWKAAKPGEPWWDSPWGPGRPGWHIECSAMGMELLGERVDIHSGGVDLIFPHHENEIAQSEGCLGHKWVNHWVHGEFLMVEGQKMAKSLGNFFTLRDLVAKGIDPISLRYAIQSNHYRKVLNFSFEGLRAADNSLKRIRAFRKRMEGEGQAGGGPWKEAVDPAARLTEAREAFWNALADDLNTPEALAAIFTLISDLNAQDDHAALTRDERDAVLAFLDEADGVFAAWPHEKASLDAEVEALVEARRAAKAAKDWPAADRVRDELKAMGIVLEDRKDGTVGWRRA; this is encoded by the coding sequence ATGCGTCCCATCTCCCTGTTCAACACCCTGACCCGGAAGGTCGAGCCGGTGGTCCCGGTGGCCCCGGGCAGCGTGTCGCTGTACACCTGCGGGCCCACGGTCTACAACTACGCCCACATCGGGAACCTGCGGACCTTTCTGTTCCAGGACCTGCTGAAACGGACGTTCCGGGGCGCGGGCTACGAGGTCCGCCACTGCATGAACATCACGGACGTGGAGGACAAGATCATCCGCGATTCCCAGGGGGATCTCCCGGCGGATGCCCCCAACGAGGCCCGGCACGCGGCCATGGGCGCCCTCACCGACCGCTTCACCACCATCTTCATCGAGGATCTGGAAACGCTCCGGATCCAGCGGGCGGACTTCCTGCCCCGGGCCACGGCCTACATCCCCCAGATGATCCGCCTCGTCCAGGACCTGGAAGCGCGGGGCCTGGCCTACGCCCGCGAGGGCAGCGTCTACTACCGGATCGCCGGCCTGCCCCAGTACGGCTGCCTGGCCCACCTGGACCGGGAGGGGATGCAGGCGGGAGCCTCCGTGGACGCGGACGAATACGAGCGCGACTCGGTCACCGACTTCGTCCTGTGGAAGGCCGCCAAGCCCGGCGAGCCCTGGTGGGACAGCCCCTGGGGCCCCGGGCGTCCCGGCTGGCACATCGAGTGCTCCGCCATGGGAATGGAACTGCTGGGCGAGCGGGTGGACATCCACAGCGGCGGGGTGGATCTGATCTTCCCCCACCACGAGAACGAGATCGCCCAGAGCGAAGGCTGCCTCGGCCACAAGTGGGTGAACCACTGGGTGCATGGCGAATTCCTGATGGTCGAAGGCCAGAAGATGGCCAAGAGCCTGGGGAATTTCTTCACCCTGCGTGACTTGGTCGCCAAGGGCATCGACCCCATCTCCCTGCGCTACGCCATCCAGAGCAACCACTACCGGAAGGTCCTCAACTTCAGCTTCGAGGGGCTGCGCGCCGCCGACAACTCCCTGAAGCGGATCCGCGCCTTCCGCAAGCGGATGGAGGGCGAGGGCCAGGCCGGCGGCGGCCCCTGGAAGGAAGCGGTCGATCCCGCGGCGCGCCTCACCGAGGCCCGGGAGGCTTTCTGGAACGCCCTGGCGGACGACCTCAATACGCCCGAGGCCCTGGCCGCGATCTTCACCCTCATCAGCGACCTCAACGCCCAGGATGACCACGCGGCCCTCACCCGGGACGAGCGGGACGCCGTCCTGGCCTTCCTCGACGAGGCGGATGGAGTCTTCGCGGCCTGGCCCCACGAGAAGGCCAGCCTGGACGCCGAGGTGGAGGCCCTCGTGGAGGCCCGCCGTGCCGCCAAAGCCGCCAAGGATTGGCCCGCCGCGGACCGCGTCCGCGACGAACTGAAGGCCATGGGCATCGTCCTCGAGGACCGGAAGGACGGCACCGTGGGCTGGCGCCGCGCCTGA
- a CDS encoding thioesterase family protein yields MESTTELRVRYAETDAMGIVHHATYPVWMELGRSDFLRELGQSYAEWEARGVRLVVNEIRVRFRSPARYDELVQVRTHLQEAGRRRIVFGYRIERDGVLLAEGESVHLVAGSDNRARVLPDDLLALVQAR; encoded by the coding sequence ATGGAATCCACGACCGAACTCCGAGTGCGCTACGCCGAGACGGATGCGATGGGCATCGTTCATCACGCCACGTATCCCGTTTGGATGGAGCTGGGCCGCAGCGACTTCCTGCGGGAGCTGGGGCAGAGCTACGCCGAATGGGAGGCCCGGGGGGTGCGGCTGGTGGTCAATGAGATCCGGGTGCGCTTCCGGTCCCCGGCCCGCTACGACGAGCTGGTGCAGGTCCGGACCCACCTCCAGGAAGCGGGGCGCCGCCGGATCGTCTTCGGCTACCGCATCGAACGGGACGGCGTGCTGCTGGCCGAGGGCGAAAGCGTCCACCTGGTGGCGGGCTCCGACAACCGGGCCCGGGTCCTCCCCGACGACCTGCTCGCCCTGGTGCAGGCGCGTTGA
- a CDS encoding DUF4139 domain-containing protein codes for MRVALLAALPALLSAQETATTLKDQKALAVTIYNDNRALVKDTRDVRLTKGETRLAFQDVAAQIRPETALLRNLTAPKDFWVAEQNFDFDLLTPQKLLEKYVGEKVVVVRSVQNADGAGAKEVREEATVLATNSGTVLQFADRIETTVPGRIVFPGVPGNLRARPTLVITLHSGIEREQKLELSYLTGGLSWRADYVANLATDEKTLDLSGWVTLTNQGSVPFPNATLQLVAGDLNRARTPMPGSAPGGIVGSLMKAEAAPRMAEESLFEYHLYTLDRPTTLAANQTKQVALLSAASVPARKEFLLQGQDYYYSGSYGLVEDKRKVGVFVEFDNKEASRLGMPLPKGVIRVYKRDGDGRAQFVGEDNVDHTPQNERVRLKLGEAFDVTARRKQTDYKSLGKQGKFGSVHESAFEVELKNAKKEPVTVTVLEPLPGDWEVIQSSHPCTKSAAHEGRFQVTVPAEGRALLTYRVRVKW; via the coding sequence ATGCGCGTCGCTCTGCTCGCCGCCCTTCCCGCCCTGCTCTCCGCCCAGGAGACGGCCACGACGCTGAAGGACCAGAAGGCCCTGGCGGTCACGATCTACAACGACAATCGGGCGCTGGTGAAGGACACCCGCGACGTGCGCCTGACGAAAGGCGAGACGCGGCTGGCGTTCCAGGACGTGGCCGCCCAGATCCGGCCGGAGACGGCGCTTCTGCGGAATCTCACGGCGCCGAAGGATTTCTGGGTGGCGGAGCAGAACTTCGACTTCGACCTGCTCACGCCCCAGAAGCTGCTGGAGAAGTACGTCGGAGAGAAGGTCGTGGTGGTGCGGAGCGTCCAGAATGCGGACGGCGCCGGGGCGAAGGAGGTCCGCGAGGAGGCCACGGTCCTGGCCACCAACAGCGGCACCGTGCTCCAGTTCGCCGACCGCATCGAGACCACCGTGCCGGGGCGGATCGTCTTCCCCGGCGTGCCCGGCAACCTCCGCGCCCGGCCCACCCTCGTCATCACCCTGCACAGCGGCATCGAGCGGGAACAGAAGCTGGAGCTGAGCTACCTCACCGGCGGCCTCTCCTGGCGCGCCGACTACGTGGCGAACCTCGCCACTGACGAGAAGACCCTCGACCTCAGCGGCTGGGTGACCCTCACCAACCAGGGCAGCGTCCCCTTTCCCAACGCCACCCTCCAACTGGTGGCCGGGGATCTCAACCGGGCTCGGACACCTATGCCCGGTTCCGCGCCGGGGGGCATCGTGGGAAGCCTCATGAAGGCCGAGGCAGCTCCCCGCATGGCCGAAGAGAGCCTCTTCGAATACCACCTCTACACCCTCGACCGCCCCACTACGCTGGCGGCGAACCAGACGAAGCAGGTGGCCCTCCTGAGCGCGGCATCGGTGCCCGCGCGCAAGGAGTTCCTCCTGCAGGGACAGGACTACTACTACTCGGGAAGCTACGGGCTGGTGGAGGACAAGCGGAAGGTGGGCGTGTTCGTGGAGTTCGACAACAAGGAGGCGAGCCGCCTGGGGATGCCGCTGCCCAAGGGCGTCATCCGCGTCTACAAGCGCGACGGCGACGGCCGCGCCCAATTCGTGGGCGAGGACAATGTGGACCACACGCCGCAGAACGAGCGGGTGCGCCTCAAGCTGGGCGAAGCCTTCGACGTCACCGCCCGCCGCAAGCAGACGGACTACAAGAGCCTGGGAAAGCAGGGGAAGTTCGGTTCCGTCCACGAATCGGCCTTCGAAGTGGAGCTGAAGAACGCCAAGAAGGAACCCGTGACGGTGACGGTGCTGGAGCCCCTGCCGGGCGACTGGGAGGTGATCCAAAGCAGCCATCCCTGCACCAAATCCGCGGCCCACGAAGGGCGGTTCCAGGTGACGGTGCCCGCCGAGGGCCGTGCACTTCTCACCTACCGCGTGCGCGTGAAGTGGTGA